The bacterium genome segment TCAAGCGTGTTTCGCTCGGGAGCGGCGGCCGGTCGGGATTTCCCCAACTGGAGGAAGCCGCCCGGATTGACTACCAGCGTGGCGCGCCAGCCGCGATCGGGATCGAACAGCCGCAATCCGGCGGGATTGATGCTCTGCGACTGAGGCGCGTAGGAAAGAGCGATCGTACTCATGCCCATTGCCAGATCCCTGCTGAAGGCGGGATTGGGAACCAGCGTGATCCAATCCCCGGCATGAGCTGCTTTCAATGAGACCAGAAGAATCAGCGCGATCACAAGCCGACGGATTCCTCGTGCCGCAGGGTGGATCATGCTTTCCGCCCCCCGGAAGCGCGCGGTCGCGAAAGCCACAGGGCGACAAGAACCGCCGTTAGCAGGAGGGAGTAGAACGGCAGCCAGACGCGCGCCAGACGAGCCGCCAACGTGATTTCACCGCGTACAGGCACGGTGCCAAAGATCATTCCCGCCCGATCATAGCCCAGCGAGCAACGAATCTCTCCGGTGGGAAGAATGAGCGCGCTGATGCCGGTGTTGCCGGCTCGCACGATGCTGCGGCGAACGGCAACGGCCCGGAGTCGAGCCAGATTCAAATGCTGATAGGGTCCTGAGGAATTGCCGTACCAGCCGTCATTGGTAATCGTTGTGAGCAGCGCCGCGCCGCCGTGAACCATGTCCGCGGCGATCTCGGGGAAAATCACCTCAAAGCAGATCAGACAACCGAGCGGCGGAACTCCGTCATGCTCCGGAAAGACGACAATCTGCGAGGCCGGTTCCCATT includes the following:
- the lnt gene encoding apolipoprotein N-acyltransferase; this encodes QCDRGELIPAAAAQANTPVSEKWQTSAEAIAQSYLKVSASVRETGARLLVWPETATPAPICYRPWIRNILHEFCDSTGVCLLTGATDYENDAQRGMVPYNAAFLFRPGTQELLRSAKVHLVPFGERIPGQKLFPFLHQLHLGQAEWEPASQIVVFPEHDGVPPLGCLICFEVIFPEIAADMVHGGAALLTTITNDGWYGNSSGPYQHLNLARLRAVAVRRSIVRAGNTGISALILPTGEIRCSLGYDRAGMIFGTVPVRGEITLAARLARVWLPFYSLLLTAVLVALWLSRPRASGGRKA